In Stenotrophomonas sp. 610A2, one DNA window encodes the following:
- a CDS encoding transaldolase: MSTASKLAQLRELSVVVADTGDYDAIKRLRPVDCTTNPTLVKKALDLPVYAGLIERELQWGRAQSGDKQAIANAVVDRLTVGVGTMLAELVPGRVSTEVDADQAHNTEATVAKAREFIAMYEAAGVPRSKVLIKIAATWAGVEAARVLQAEGIDCNLTLIFNPTQALACSEAGSFLISPFVGRILDWYVANGQTPASIDEDPGVVFVRGVFAEFKRRGSNTVVMGASFRSTAQIEALAGCDRLTISPDLLEKLDADFGELPRKLIAGAAEAVNVAAIDEAKFDADMAADPMATEKLATGIDAFAKDLQTLRQRILDEIGN; encoded by the coding sequence ATGAGCACTGCATCCAAGCTCGCGCAGCTGCGCGAACTGTCCGTCGTCGTCGCCGATACCGGAGATTACGACGCCATCAAGCGCCTGCGCCCGGTCGACTGCACCACCAACCCGACGCTGGTGAAGAAAGCCCTTGACCTGCCGGTCTATGCCGGCCTGATCGAGCGCGAGCTGCAGTGGGGTCGTGCCCAATCCGGTGACAAGCAGGCCATCGCCAATGCCGTGGTCGATCGCCTGACCGTCGGCGTCGGCACCATGCTGGCCGAGCTGGTGCCGGGCCGTGTCTCCACCGAAGTGGATGCCGACCAGGCGCACAACACCGAGGCTACCGTCGCCAAGGCGCGCGAGTTCATCGCCATGTACGAAGCGGCCGGCGTGCCGCGCAGCAAGGTGCTGATCAAGATCGCCGCGACCTGGGCCGGCGTCGAAGCCGCCCGCGTGCTGCAGGCCGAGGGCATCGACTGCAACCTGACCCTGATCTTCAACCCGACCCAGGCCCTGGCCTGCTCGGAAGCCGGCTCCTTCCTGATCTCGCCGTTCGTCGGCCGCATCCTGGATTGGTACGTGGCCAACGGCCAGACCCCGGCCAGCATCGACGAAGACCCGGGCGTGGTGTTCGTGCGCGGCGTGTTTGCCGAGTTCAAGCGTCGCGGCTCCAACACCGTTGTCATGGGTGCCTCGTTCCGTTCGACGGCGCAGATCGAAGCGCTGGCTGGCTGTGATCGCCTGACCATCTCGCCGGACCTGCTGGAGAAGCTGGATGCTGATTTCGGTGAGCTGCCGCGCAAGCTGATTGCTGGAGCTGCCGAAGCGGTGAACGTCGCTGCGATTGATGAAGCGAAGTTCGATGCGGATATGGCGGCTGATCCGATGGCTACGGAGAAGCTGGCTACTGGTATTGATGCGTTTGCGAAGGATCTGCAGACCTTGCGTCAGCGGATTTTGGATGAGATTGGGAACTGA
- a CDS encoding CaiB/BaiF CoA transferase family protein, with protein sequence MSASNNPSPFDIAQRDGARGPLSGVRVLDLSAYIAGPYGCTLLADQGAEVIKVEPPVGDNLRKYPSTLEAESRAFLGVNRSKRGVVLDLKEADQRAVLMRLVREADVLVHNFRPSVPARLGIDFDSLNKINPRLVYCAVTGYGEDGPLKDKAGYDQVLQTMTGMCAMQGKPGGAPEILYGSVVDYYAAALVAAGVSSALFERERSGEGQYVGVSLLRSALTMQSARMIWAEGEPEGVGRDMRSGGVTGIHPTAQGHLYISANTPRFWQALCDKIGLPAMGSDPRYDTVRKRAEHSDELLAKLHAALAARSALEWEALFGEEVPCAAARKVEDMFEHPQVLAEDMITTLQHPLLGSYRGITRPIVFGRTPGPQPFAAPTFDQDTAAVIAAVDDGVTNA encoded by the coding sequence ATGTCAGCAAGCAACAACCCATCTCCGTTCGACATCGCCCAGCGCGATGGTGCCCGTGGCCCGCTCAGCGGTGTGCGCGTGCTGGACCTGAGCGCCTACATCGCCGGGCCGTACGGTTGCACCCTGCTGGCCGACCAGGGCGCGGAAGTGATCAAGGTGGAACCGCCGGTTGGTGACAACCTGCGCAAGTACCCGTCCACGCTGGAAGCCGAGAGCCGCGCCTTCCTCGGCGTTAACCGCTCCAAGCGCGGTGTGGTGCTCGACCTGAAGGAAGCCGACCAGCGCGCGGTGCTGATGCGCCTGGTGCGCGAAGCCGACGTGCTGGTGCACAACTTCCGTCCCAGCGTGCCGGCCCGCCTGGGCATCGATTTCGACAGCCTGAACAAGATCAACCCGCGCCTGGTGTACTGCGCGGTCACCGGTTACGGCGAGGACGGTCCACTCAAGGACAAGGCCGGCTACGACCAGGTGCTGCAGACCATGACCGGCATGTGCGCGATGCAGGGCAAGCCCGGCGGCGCGCCGGAAATCCTGTACGGCTCGGTGGTCGACTACTACGCCGCCGCGCTGGTGGCTGCCGGTGTGTCCTCGGCGCTGTTCGAGCGCGAACGCAGTGGCGAAGGCCAGTATGTCGGCGTGTCGCTGCTGCGCAGTGCGCTCACCATGCAGTCGGCACGGATGATCTGGGCCGAAGGCGAACCGGAAGGCGTGGGCCGCGACATGCGCTCGGGCGGTGTCACCGGCATCCACCCCACCGCGCAGGGCCATCTGTACATCTCGGCCAATACGCCGCGCTTCTGGCAGGCGCTTTGCGACAAGATCGGCCTGCCGGCAATGGGCAGCGATCCGCGTTACGACACCGTGCGCAAGCGCGCTGAGCATTCCGACGAACTGCTGGCCAAGCTGCATGCCGCGCTGGCTGCACGCAGCGCGTTGGAGTGGGAAGCGCTGTTCGGCGAAGAAGTGCCGTGCGCAGCCGCGCGCAAGGTCGAGGACATGTTCGAGCACCCGCAGGTGCTGGCCGAAGACATGATCACGACGCTGCAGCATCCGCTGCTGGGAAGTTATCGCGGCATCACCCGTCCCATCGTGTTTGGTCGCACCCCCGGCCCGCAGCCGTTCGCCGCGCCGACCTTCGACCAGGACACCGCCGCTGTCATCGCCGCCGTCGATGATGGCGTCACCAACGCCTGA
- a CDS encoding formylglycine-generating enzyme family protein, whose protein sequence is MTSPYPAPDYDNDSPDHGREAIHTEYKFSHVTTGRYLPTPGKAPAWPFADIGSWMIDANASAADWLTELKDWRQEHLVRIGYTDVNYRRPELQWAQRNFVHAQMMVEDRYFFDVETAQYTVDKYLDDLIERFGGLDSVLIWYIYPNIGIDDRNQFDLAHTLPGGLEGLTAAVKAFQKRGVRVFLPAKPWDHGTRDPGVTHWDGLAEIIKATGADGINGDTFNGVPRAFFDACDANGNPVVVQPESTISSEEQLIWNVQSWGKKAPDGPVPPVSKWKWLEPRHMVNYENRWGRNRNHDLQYCFFNGIGYNAWENIWGIWNQFTARDGETLRRIAAIYRQFPALIVAMDWEPYQVCYQGGIFASKFPVEGQCLHTFINRNEYAVNGEQIGLPHVDGTRYYDVWHGVELSPAVRDGVAIIELPMEARGFGAVLSVQPGVAVEGLDAFLIEAAKRAEQPLNSFSGAWKAIPQQLREIPATTAQATAPQGMVTIPAGEFVFAVGGIEIEGFNWAGQDVQFPWEDCPRRHHRKLMQMQAFHIDRHPVTNAQFKAFIDATGYHPADDINFLAHWVDGAPRAGWDNKPVIWVSLEDARAYAAWAGKRLPHEWEWQYAAQGNDGRTYPWGNDWDQSRVPQVNRGRRLLAPADVDAHPQGASPFGVEDLVGNVWQWTDEFSDEHTRAAILRGGSSYQPQTSHWYFPQAYRLDQHGKYLLMAPAKDRSGMLGFRCVVDAA, encoded by the coding sequence ATGACTTCGCCCTACCCCGCACCCGATTACGACAACGATTCCCCCGATCACGGGCGTGAGGCGATCCACACCGAGTACAAGTTCTCGCACGTCACCACCGGCCGCTACCTGCCCACCCCGGGCAAGGCACCGGCGTGGCCGTTCGCCGACATCGGCAGCTGGATGATCGACGCCAATGCCAGCGCTGCGGATTGGCTGACCGAGCTGAAGGACTGGCGCCAGGAACACCTGGTGCGCATCGGCTATACCGACGTGAACTACCGGCGCCCGGAACTGCAGTGGGCGCAGCGCAACTTCGTGCACGCGCAGATGATGGTCGAGGACCGCTATTTCTTCGACGTGGAAACCGCGCAGTACACCGTCGACAAGTACCTGGATGATCTGATCGAACGCTTCGGCGGCCTGGATTCGGTATTGATCTGGTACATCTACCCGAACATCGGCATCGACGACCGCAACCAGTTCGATCTGGCCCACACGCTGCCGGGCGGCCTGGAAGGTTTGACCGCCGCGGTGAAGGCATTCCAGAAGCGCGGCGTGCGCGTGTTCCTGCCGGCCAAGCCGTGGGATCACGGCACCCGTGACCCGGGCGTCACCCATTGGGATGGCCTGGCCGAGATCATCAAGGCCACCGGTGCCGACGGCATCAACGGCGACACCTTCAACGGCGTGCCGCGCGCGTTCTTCGACGCCTGCGATGCCAATGGCAACCCGGTGGTGGTGCAGCCCGAATCCACCATCAGCTCGGAAGAGCAGCTGATCTGGAACGTGCAGAGCTGGGGCAAGAAGGCACCCGATGGCCCGGTGCCGCCGGTGTCCAAGTGGAAGTGGCTGGAGCCGCGCCACATGGTCAATTACGAGAATCGCTGGGGCCGCAACCGCAACCACGACCTGCAGTACTGCTTCTTCAACGGCATCGGCTACAACGCCTGGGAAAACATCTGGGGCATCTGGAACCAGTTCACCGCGCGTGATGGTGAAACCCTGCGCCGCATCGCCGCCATCTATCGCCAGTTCCCGGCGCTGATCGTGGCGATGGATTGGGAGCCCTACCAGGTCTGCTACCAGGGCGGCATCTTCGCCAGCAAGTTCCCGGTCGAAGGCCAGTGCCTGCACACGTTCATCAACCGCAACGAGTACGCAGTCAACGGTGAGCAGATCGGCCTGCCGCATGTGGACGGCACCCGTTACTACGATGTCTGGCACGGCGTGGAACTGTCGCCGGCGGTGCGTGATGGGGTAGCCATCATCGAGCTTCCGATGGAAGCACGCGGCTTTGGCGCGGTGCTGAGCGTGCAGCCGGGCGTTGCCGTTGAAGGCCTTGATGCGTTCCTTATCGAAGCCGCCAAGCGCGCCGAACAGCCGCTCAATAGCTTCTCCGGCGCCTGGAAGGCAATCCCGCAGCAGCTGCGCGAGATCCCCGCCACCACCGCGCAAGCGACCGCGCCGCAGGGCATGGTCACCATTCCGGCTGGCGAGTTCGTGTTCGCAGTCGGCGGCATCGAGATCGAAGGCTTCAACTGGGCCGGCCAGGACGTGCAGTTCCCGTGGGAAGACTGCCCGCGTCGTCACCATCGCAAGCTGATGCAGATGCAGGCGTTCCATATCGATCGCCACCCGGTCACCAATGCGCAGTTCAAGGCCTTCATCGATGCCACCGGCTATCACCCGGCCGATGACATCAACTTCCTCGCCCATTGGGTGGATGGCGCACCGCGCGCCGGCTGGGACAACAAGCCGGTGATCTGGGTGTCGCTGGAAGACGCACGCGCCTACGCTGCGTGGGCCGGCAAGCGTCTGCCGCACGAATGGGAATGGCAGTACGCCGCGCAGGGCAACGATGGTCGAACCTATCCGTGGGGCAATGACTGGGACCAGAGCCGTGTGCCGCAAGTCAACCGTGGCCGCCGCCTGCTCGCCCCGGCCGATGTCGATGCGCATCCGCAGGGCGCAAGCCCGTTTGGCGTCGAGGACCTGGTCGGCAACGTGTGGCAGTGGACCGATGAGTTCAGCGATGAACACACCCGCGCGGCGATCCTGCGCGGTGGCTCCAGCTACCAGCCGCAGACCTCGCATTGGTATTTCCCGCAGGCCTATCGTCTGGACCAGCACGGCAAGTACCTGCTGATGGCACCGGCCAAGGACCGCAGCGGCATGCTCGGCTTCCGTTGCGTGGTGGACGCGGCATGA
- a CDS encoding cation acetate symporter, which yields MNHSFLRTGALLGLLIASGAAMAAGGDIGQTVRQPTNWTAIIMFATFVVFTLGITKWAAGRTKSASDFYTAGGGITGFQNGLAIAGDYMSAASFLGITAAVMTNGYDGLIYALGFLVGWPILTFLMAERLRNLGRFTFADVAGYRFQAKPIRMFAASGTLVVVLFYLIAQMVGAGALIKLLFGLDYWIAVALVGVLMMVYVLFGGMTATTWVQIIKACLLLSGVTFMAVMVMWHFNFSFEALFTEAVRVKTQIAANGGKSAEEAASTGLAIMGPGGFVKDPISAISFGMALMFGTAGLPHILMRFFTVPDAKQARKSVLWATTWIGYFYILIFIIGFGAIALVLTNPEYADPVTGTIQGGPNMAAVLVGKAVGGNMFMGFISAVAFATILAVVAGLTLSGASAVSHDLYATVFKKGNPAPGSELRVSRVTTLALGVIAVLLGIVFEKQNVAFMVSLAFAIAASANFPVLILSLLWKDCTTRGAVIGGSLGLASSLILTLLSPSVWVDTLGNAAGSAPFPYTSPALFSMTIAFVSIWFFSITDKSKNAQAERAAYPAQEVRAETGIGASKASSH from the coding sequence ATGAACCACTCCTTCCTGCGAACCGGCGCCCTGCTCGGTCTGCTGATCGCCAGCGGTGCGGCCATGGCCGCCGGTGGCGACATCGGCCAGACCGTGCGCCAGCCGACCAACTGGACCGCGATCATCATGTTCGCGACCTTCGTGGTGTTCACGCTCGGCATCACCAAGTGGGCCGCTGGCCGCACCAAGTCGGCGTCCGACTTCTACACCGCCGGTGGCGGCATCACCGGTTTCCAGAACGGCCTGGCCATTGCTGGTGACTACATGTCGGCGGCCTCGTTCCTGGGCATCACCGCCGCGGTGATGACCAACGGCTATGACGGTTTGATCTACGCATTGGGCTTCCTCGTCGGTTGGCCGATCCTGACCTTCCTGATGGCGGAGCGCCTGCGCAACCTCGGCCGCTTCACCTTCGCCGACGTCGCTGGCTACCGCTTCCAGGCCAAGCCAATCCGCATGTTCGCGGCCTCCGGCACGCTGGTCGTGGTGCTGTTCTACCTGATCGCTCAGATGGTTGGTGCCGGTGCGCTGATCAAGCTGCTGTTCGGCCTGGATTACTGGATCGCAGTGGCACTGGTCGGCGTGCTGATGATGGTCTACGTGCTGTTCGGCGGCATGACCGCAACCACCTGGGTGCAGATCATCAAGGCCTGCCTGTTGCTGTCCGGCGTGACCTTCATGGCTGTGATGGTGATGTGGCACTTCAACTTCAGCTTCGAGGCGTTGTTCACCGAGGCGGTGCGGGTCAAGACCCAGATCGCGGCCAACGGCGGCAAGAGTGCGGAGGAAGCGGCCAGTACAGGCTTGGCGATAATGGGGCCTGGTGGCTTCGTCAAGGATCCGATCTCGGCAATCTCGTTCGGCATGGCACTGATGTTCGGTACCGCCGGCCTGCCGCACATCCTGATGCGCTTCTTCACCGTTCCCGATGCAAAGCAGGCACGCAAGTCGGTGCTGTGGGCAACCACCTGGATCGGCTACTTCTACATCCTGATCTTCATCATCGGCTTCGGTGCGATCGCGCTGGTGCTGACCAATCCGGAGTATGCGGATCCGGTCACCGGTACCATCCAGGGCGGCCCGAACATGGCAGCCGTGCTGGTCGGCAAGGCCGTCGGCGGCAATATGTTCATGGGCTTCATCTCGGCCGTGGCCTTCGCCACCATCCTGGCCGTGGTCGCTGGCCTGACGCTGTCCGGTGCATCGGCGGTGTCGCATGACCTGTATGCCACCGTGTTCAAGAAGGGCAACCCGGCACCGGGCTCGGAGCTGCGTGTCTCGCGCGTCACCACCTTGGCGTTGGGCGTTATCGCAGTGCTGCTCGGTATCGTGTTCGAGAAGCAGAACGTGGCCTTCATGGTGTCGCTGGCCTTCGCCATCGCCGCATCGGCCAACTTCCCGGTGCTGATCCTGTCGCTGCTGTGGAAGGACTGCACCACCCGCGGTGCGGTGATTGGTGGTTCGTTGGGCCTGGCCTCGTCGCTGATCCTGACCCTGCTGTCGCCGTCGGTATGGGTCGACACGCTGGGCAATGCCGCCGGCAGTGCGCCGTTCCCGTATACCAGCCCGGCGCTGTTCTCGATGACGATTGCCTTCGTCAGCATCTGGTTCTTCTCGATCACCGACAAGAGCAAGAACGCACAGGCCGAGCGTGCCGCCTACCCGGCACAGGAAGTGCGTGCCGAAACCGGCATTGGTGCGAGCAAGGCTTCGTCGCACTGA
- a CDS encoding DUF485 domain-containing protein has protein sequence MNASVDPRVERIASNPKYQRLRSSRNKLGWFLTILMLLGYYGYIGLIAFDKAFLATPIGAGKITTVGIPIALGLMVFTIVITGFYVRRANKEFDKLTEEIVEEAK, from the coding sequence ATGAATGCTTCCGTCGATCCCCGTGTAGAGCGGATCGCCTCCAACCCGAAATACCAACGGTTGCGCAGCTCGCGCAACAAGCTGGGTTGGTTCCTGACCATCCTGATGTTGCTGGGCTACTACGGCTATATCGGCCTGATCGCCTTCGACAAGGCCTTCCTGGCCACGCCGATTGGTGCCGGCAAGATCACCACCGTCGGCATTCCGATCGCCTTGGGCTTGATGGTGTTCACCATCGTGATCACCGGCTTCTACGTGCGCCGTGCCAACAAGGAATTCGACAAGTTGACCGAAGAGATCGTGGAGGAAGCGAAATGA
- a CDS encoding glycoside hydrolase family 127 protein: MSAAITSGQQLIAPAAVKLDGVFGQMLAANRSGRLSHFIVDEASPSISIFGQAHKQQNQEGDWYGEHAGKWLSATARAVAQGSQPELEANLRRVADWLISQQDEDGYLGNYAADRRFTVPQPPKPESWNGEPALRTWDIWTHSYLILGFLETWRALGDDSYLQAARRIADLCWQALESGIDITTLGNHHGMSATVLLDPAADLYLVTGEPRYLALAEKILQQANANPRLALLDKGIANEDAAFIATGKAYQLSWNLVGLAKLYKATGKADYKLAIDNLWNNIREQHLTLGGGPWGGVAHRSREVFNAPRTFFPQAYVETCSVLAWMQLNRELLAISGHARYADELERTAYNDLLAAMAPNGEDWCYYTFPNGKRVHTTYWRCCKSSGAMAVEELPQIAYGVAADGGLRVNLYGAGEATLNHADAGKVVLQQQTRYPFNGDISLRVMPEHSASFGIGLRIPAWAEDARIQVNGITVPVQVGADGYVQLQRQWQAGDLVSVKLPMQPQLHRAANINVQESRAPDGSPVAQEVLRWEYVGLSYGPLVYATTLIDGFKTDETVKLPEGDPSRWLQVGQDEGEGATVTMQLECRAPLVFEPYYRCGGREHDVWRLSWLSLAPQ, translated from the coding sequence ATGAGTGCGGCCATCACCAGCGGCCAGCAGCTGATCGCACCGGCAGCGGTGAAGCTCGACGGTGTATTCGGGCAGATGCTGGCGGCCAACCGCAGCGGCCGCCTCAGTCACTTCATCGTCGATGAAGCCAGCCCGTCGATCAGCATCTTCGGTCAGGCGCACAAGCAGCAGAACCAGGAAGGCGACTGGTACGGCGAGCACGCCGGCAAGTGGCTGTCGGCCACCGCCCGCGCAGTCGCACAGGGCAGCCAACCCGAGCTGGAAGCCAACCTGCGCCGCGTCGCCGATTGGTTGATCAGCCAGCAGGACGAGGACGGTTATCTCGGCAACTACGCCGCCGACCGCCGTTTCACCGTGCCGCAGCCGCCCAAGCCCGAGAGCTGGAACGGCGAACCGGCGCTGCGCACCTGGGACATCTGGACCCACAGCTACCTGATCCTCGGCTTCCTCGAAACCTGGCGTGCGCTGGGCGATGACAGCTACCTGCAAGCCGCGCGGCGCATCGCCGACCTGTGCTGGCAGGCGCTGGAATCGGGCATCGACATCACCACGCTGGGCAACCACCACGGCATGTCGGCGACGGTGCTGCTGGACCCGGCCGCCGACCTGTACCTGGTCACCGGCGAGCCGCGTTATCTCGCGTTGGCCGAGAAGATCCTGCAGCAGGCCAATGCCAATCCGCGCCTGGCCCTGCTCGACAAGGGCATCGCCAACGAAGACGCCGCCTTCATCGCCACCGGCAAGGCTTACCAGCTGTCGTGGAATCTTGTTGGCCTGGCCAAGCTGTACAAGGCCACCGGCAAGGCCGATTACAAGCTGGCCATCGACAACCTGTGGAACAACATCCGCGAACAGCACCTGACCCTGGGCGGCGGCCCGTGGGGCGGCGTGGCACATCGCTCGCGCGAGGTGTTCAACGCACCGCGTACGTTCTTCCCGCAGGCCTATGTGGAAACCTGTTCGGTGCTGGCATGGATGCAGCTCAACCGCGAGCTGCTGGCCATCAGCGGCCACGCCCGCTACGCCGACGAACTGGAACGCACTGCCTACAACGACCTGCTGGCAGCGATGGCGCCGAACGGTGAGGACTGGTGTTACTACACCTTCCCCAACGGCAAGCGTGTGCATACGACGTACTGGCGCTGCTGCAAGTCGTCCGGCGCGATGGCGGTGGAAGAGCTGCCGCAGATCGCCTATGGCGTCGCTGCCGACGGCGGCCTGCGGGTGAACCTGTACGGCGCCGGTGAAGCCACGCTCAATCATGCAGACGCTGGCAAGGTGGTGCTGCAGCAGCAGACCCGCTATCCATTCAATGGCGATATCAGCCTGCGGGTGATGCCCGAGCACAGCGCCAGCTTCGGCATCGGCCTGCGCATCCCGGCCTGGGCCGAGGATGCACGCATCCAGGTCAATGGCATCACCGTGCCAGTGCAGGTTGGTGCGGATGGTTACGTGCAGCTGCAGCGCCAGTGGCAGGCTGGCGATCTGGTCAGCGTGAAGCTGCCGATGCAGCCGCAGCTGCACCGCGCCGCCAACATCAACGTGCAGGAATCGCGTGCGCCGGACGGCTCGCCGGTGGCGCAGGAAGTGCTGCGCTGGGAATACGTCGGCCTGAGCTACGGCCCGCTGGTCTATGCGACCACACTGATCGATGGCTTCAAGACCGATGAAACCGTGAAGCTGCCGGAAGGTGATCCTTCGCGCTGGCTGCAGGTAGGCCAGGACGAGGGTGAAGGCGCAACGGTGACGATGCAGCTGGAGTGCCGCGCGCCGTTGGTGTTCGAGCCTTACTACCGCTGCGGTGGCCGCGAACACGACGTCTGGCGCCTGAGCTGGCTGTCGCTGGCCCCGCAGTAA
- a CDS encoding ribokinase encodes MTSTVLVAGSANLDFVVRAAHVPAPGETVLGREFRTFPGGKGANQAVACARAGGAATQMLLALGDDDFAKPIEASLNDAGVLLHAVRDAQLPTGTAFICLSDDAENAITVAPGANMALLPEHLPALDGVQWMLLQLESPLASVQAYATAARAAGVKVALNAAPAQVLPAELLAQLDMLIVNEGELEVVAGDPPDLATGLARIDVPCVIVTLGARGCLARIDGKILVQPAFSISPLDTTAAGDTFCGTLIALLARGEPLQQALLAASAASALTCTRLGAQSSIPEHAEVQALLADTSRLPGTDAHAALAAWCAL; translated from the coding sequence ATGACCTCCACCGTACTCGTCGCCGGCTCGGCCAATCTCGATTTCGTGGTGCGCGCAGCGCATGTGCCGGCACCGGGCGAAACCGTGCTCGGCCGCGAATTCCGCACATTCCCCGGTGGCAAGGGGGCCAACCAGGCCGTGGCCTGCGCGCGTGCCGGTGGTGCTGCCACGCAGATGCTGCTGGCGCTTGGCGATGATGACTTCGCCAAGCCGATCGAGGCTTCGTTGAACGATGCTGGCGTGCTGCTGCATGCCGTGCGTGATGCGCAGCTGCCGACCGGCACTGCCTTCATCTGCCTGTCCGATGACGCCGAGAACGCGATCACCGTCGCGCCCGGCGCCAACATGGCGCTGTTGCCCGAACACCTGCCAGCGCTGGATGGCGTGCAATGGATGCTGCTGCAGCTGGAATCGCCGCTGGCCTCGGTGCAGGCCTATGCCACCGCCGCCCGCGCCGCTGGAGTGAAAGTCGCTTTGAACGCAGCACCCGCGCAGGTGCTGCCGGCTGAACTGCTGGCACAGCTGGACATGCTGATCGTCAACGAAGGCGAGCTGGAGGTGGTTGCCGGCGATCCGCCGGACCTGGCCACCGGCTTGGCACGAATCGATGTGCCCTGCGTGATTGTCACCCTCGGCGCGCGCGGCTGCCTGGCCCGCATCGATGGCAAGATCCTGGTGCAGCCTGCGTTCTCGATTTCGCCGTTGGATACCACCGCTGCGGGCGACACCTTCTGCGGCACCTTGATTGCCTTGCTCGCCCGCGGTGAGCCACTGCAGCAGGCCCTGCTGGCTGCCAGTGCCGCATCGGCGCTGACCTGCACGCGCCTGGGTGCACAATCAAGCATTCCCGAACATGCCGAGGTACAGGCACTGCTGGCCGACACCAGCCGTCTGCCCGGCACCGACGCCCATGCCGCACTCGCGGCATGGTGTGCGCTGTAA
- a CDS encoding coniferyl aldehyde dehydrogenase, with the protein MDPQTDGSNTLQQRLTHLRSAWQQRKPDYTQRRDDLHHLRAAFKARIPEMTEAIAADFGHRSKHESVIADGMTVTGEIDHLLSHLRGWMKPERIGVGWRFWPARAQVRPVPVGVVGVISPWNYPVNLALVPLATAIAAGNHVMLKPSEHTPNSSAFLQSLLAEVFPADRVAVVQGDAGVASAFSGLPFDHLVFTGSTAIGRKVMAAAAQHLTPLTLELGGKSPALVAADYPVDGAAARLATGKWFNAGQTCIAPDYVLIDEARADELVAALRTQVRLRYGDFSDAADYSRIINEGQYQRLQGYVDDAHARGLQVLPLADIDAERSRSERLFPPTLILQPGDDATVMQDEIFGPILPIRSYRSLDEAIATINGRERPLALYPFSHDKATVEKIVGQTIAGGVTVNDTLLHFAINGLPFGGVGASGMGAYHGKAGFDAMSKRLPVLWQTRRAGSDLLRPPYTRVARFIEMISR; encoded by the coding sequence ATGGATCCACAGACCGATGGTTCAAACACGCTGCAGCAGCGGCTGACGCATCTGCGTAGCGCCTGGCAGCAGCGCAAGCCGGACTACACGCAGCGCCGCGACGATCTGCACCACCTGCGCGCCGCATTCAAGGCGCGCATTCCGGAAATGACCGAAGCGATTGCCGCCGATTTCGGCCATCGTTCCAAACACGAATCGGTGATTGCCGACGGCATGACTGTCACCGGTGAAATCGATCACCTGCTCTCGCACCTGCGTGGCTGGATGAAGCCGGAGCGGATTGGCGTGGGTTGGCGCTTCTGGCCGGCACGGGCACAGGTGCGACCGGTGCCGGTGGGTGTGGTCGGGGTGATCTCACCGTGGAACTACCCGGTCAATCTGGCGCTGGTGCCATTGGCGACGGCGATTGCCGCTGGCAACCATGTGATGCTCAAGCCATCGGAGCACACGCCGAACAGTTCGGCGTTCCTGCAGTCCTTGTTGGCGGAAGTATTTCCAGCGGATCGCGTGGCGGTGGTGCAGGGCGATGCAGGCGTGGCATCTGCGTTCTCGGGCCTGCCGTTCGACCATCTGGTATTCACCGGCTCCACCGCGATTGGCCGCAAGGTGATGGCGGCTGCCGCGCAGCATCTGACGCCGTTGACCCTGGAACTGGGCGGCAAGTCGCCGGCGCTGGTGGCAGCGGACTATCCGGTGGATGGAGCGGCCGCAAGACTGGCGACCGGCAAGTGGTTCAATGCTGGCCAGACCTGCATTGCACCGGACTATGTGCTGATCGACGAAGCGCGTGCTGATGAGCTCGTTGCTGCGCTGCGCACGCAGGTGCGGCTGCGTTACGGCGACTTCAGCGATGCGGCCGATTACAGCCGCATCATCAATGAAGGCCAGTACCAACGCCTGCAGGGCTATGTGGATGACGCGCATGCGCGTGGCCTGCAGGTGCTGCCGTTGGCCGATATCGATGCCGAGCGTTCGCGCAGCGAGCGCTTGTTCCCGCCGACCTTGATCCTGCAACCGGGCGATGACGCGACGGTGATGCAGGACGAGATCTTCGGCCCGATCCTGCCAATTCGCAGCTATCGCTCACTGGACGAGGCCATCGCCACCATCAATGGCCGCGAGCGGCCGCTGGCCTTGTATCCCTTCAGCCATGACAAGGCGACGGTGGAGAAGATCGTCGGCCAGACCATTGCCGGTGGCGTCACCGTCAATGACACCTTGCTGCACTTCGCTATCAACGGATTGCCGTTTGGTGGCGTTGGCGCGAGTGGCATGGGCGCGTACCACGGTAAGGCCGGCTTCGATGCGATGAGCAAGCGCTTGCCGGTGCTGTGGCAGACCCGCCGGGCCGGCAGTGATCTGCTGCGACCGCCTTACACACGGGTTGCGCGTTTCATCGAGATGATTTCGCGCTGA